The Gordonibacter urolithinfaciens genome contains a region encoding:
- a CDS encoding sugar phosphate nucleotidyltransferase: protein MQIILLSGGSGTRLWPLSNNSRSKQFLKVLRNSNGKSESMVQRTYRKISSVAPTAKITIATCATQVQSIAMQLEDSCDVVVEPERRDTASAIMLACANLAYRKGVSPDETVVVMPIDTYADDGYYATLLKLDFTVQQDVAELTLMGVKPSFPSTKYGYIVPTTSKDAVQKVSTFQEKPAKEMAQELIEKGALWNCGVFAFKLRYMVDILSVYTDIKDFDELVAHYSDLPKNSFDYEVVEKAESVAVVPCDASWKDLGTWNTLSEEMADNYSGRAVIDEKTCEKLHVINETGLPLVVAGISDAVVIATHDGILVSGKQESAYIKKQVEEAAASRPMYESRRWGEYRVIDVGLYPDGNKALTKELIIGAGKQLSYQLHEHRSEIWTIVSGSGQVVLDDVVADAKCGDVIQVAKGVKHSVRAFRDLHVIEVQLGDVLEEEDIRRFGNYWDD from the coding sequence ATGCAAATAATCCTTCTCTCCGGTGGATCGGGAACACGTCTCTGGCCGCTCTCCAACAACTCCAGAAGCAAGCAGTTTCTTAAAGTCCTGCGCAACTCCAATGGTAAATCGGAGTCTATGGTGCAGCGTACATACAGGAAGATTTCCTCTGTCGCTCCGACGGCAAAAATCACTATCGCTACGTGCGCCACCCAGGTGCAGTCAATCGCGATGCAGCTCGAAGACAGCTGCGATGTGGTAGTCGAGCCCGAGCGTAGGGATACGGCGTCCGCTATCATGCTTGCTTGTGCGAACCTGGCTTACAGAAAAGGCGTTTCGCCAGATGAGACCGTAGTCGTAATGCCTATTGATACCTACGCGGATGATGGCTACTACGCAACTCTCTTAAAACTTGATTTTACGGTACAACAAGACGTCGCTGAACTTACGCTTATGGGCGTGAAGCCTAGTTTTCCTTCAACGAAGTACGGTTACATCGTTCCGACCACTTCAAAAGACGCTGTGCAGAAGGTATCCACTTTTCAGGAAAAGCCGGCTAAGGAGATGGCGCAGGAGCTTATCGAAAAAGGCGCTCTGTGGAACTGCGGCGTGTTTGCTTTCAAGTTGCGGTACATGGTGGACATATTGTCCGTATATACCGATATCAAAGACTTTGATGAGCTTGTTGCCCATTACTCAGACTTGCCCAAGAATTCCTTCGACTATGAGGTGGTCGAGAAGGCTGAATCGGTAGCTGTGGTTCCTTGTGACGCCAGCTGGAAAGACTTGGGCACCTGGAATACCTTGTCTGAGGAGATGGCCGACAACTATTCTGGCCGTGCGGTTATCGATGAGAAAACCTGCGAAAAACTGCACGTGATTAATGAAACCGGGTTGCCGTTAGTCGTAGCTGGCATCAGCGATGCTGTGGTTATTGCAACGCATGACGGAATTCTTGTTTCGGGTAAGCAGGAAAGCGCCTACATAAAGAAACAGGTTGAAGAAGCTGCCGCCAGTCGTCCGATGTACGAGAGCCGCCGTTGGGGCGAATATAGAGTTATAGACGTCGGCCTATACCCAGACGGCAATAAGGCTCTGACAAAAGAGTTGATCATTGGTGCTGGAAAGCAGCTGAGCTATCAGCTTCATGAGCACCGAAGCGAAATATGGACCATTGTGAGCGGTAGCGGGCAAGTGGTTTTAGACGACGTTGTTGCAGATGCGAAATGCGGCGACGTGATTCAAGTCGCTAAAGGAGTCAAGCATTCAGTGAGAGCTTTCAGGGATCTGCACGTGATAGAAGTGCAGCTCGGCGATGTCCTTGAAGAGGAAGACATCCGGCGATTTGGGAATTACTGGGACGATTAG
- a CDS encoding phenylacetate--CoA ligase family protein: protein MNSEKLKNMYENMPKGIKHLLAPLFVQAMIGNPHYKEMHKRLEDFDCMSEEDQLAIQFRELKKQCVYAYQHTEYYKELFDSIGFNPKDMSSFEGFEKVPLIDKFIAQEQGNKLYSDEDIDCYEGHTSGSTGKVFRVLLDRASIYRERAVVCHFMEKFGYDARRTRTLALWGHNKDSDYYYSPLKNEIVISPFRLFKSEEFDSVWGIIEAYSPEVVAGYPSAISVLCDLIRRNKKKLDLKFVLFYGEGSSESDRRQVEEVLHCPCITYYGHTERCAFLERDRDGYRINRLYGYTELLPTDESDVFRIVSTGFLSKKMPLVRYATDDYVVIDKNGHMEVRGHTTSEARIIAKNGARIYKGTVSPHSGPFEKVRLYQYVQDRPGHVFLDVVMDEPFAEEDRDTLAAYFERKCEGLLDIEIREVEELRTNKRGKYAWLIDEIDYSKYPEFKK, encoded by the coding sequence ATGAATAGCGAAAAACTTAAGAACATGTATGAAAATATGCCCAAGGGCATAAAGCATTTGCTGGCCCCATTGTTCGTGCAGGCAATGATTGGAAACCCTCACTATAAAGAGATGCATAAAAGACTCGAGGACTTTGACTGCATGTCTGAGGAGGATCAGCTGGCAATTCAATTTAGAGAATTGAAGAAGCAGTGTGTCTATGCGTACCAGCACACGGAGTATTACAAGGAGCTTTTCGACAGTATCGGATTCAACCCAAAAGACATGTCTTCGTTCGAAGGTTTTGAAAAAGTCCCTCTCATTGACAAATTTATAGCTCAAGAACAGGGAAATAAGCTCTACTCCGATGAAGATATTGATTGTTATGAGGGGCATACATCGGGAAGCACAGGAAAGGTGTTTCGGGTATTGCTCGATCGGGCGTCAATCTATCGCGAGCGTGCCGTGGTTTGCCATTTTATGGAGAAGTTTGGCTACGACGCACGACGAACCAGAACCCTTGCTCTCTGGGGTCATAACAAGGACTCCGATTACTATTATTCGCCTTTGAAAAACGAGATTGTGATTTCGCCGTTTAGGCTTTTCAAGAGCGAAGAATTCGATTCTGTTTGGGGGATCATAGAAGCCTATTCTCCTGAAGTTGTGGCAGGTTATCCCTCTGCTATTTCGGTTCTCTGTGATTTGATCAGGAGAAACAAGAAAAAGCTAGATTTAAAGTTCGTCCTCTTTTACGGAGAAGGTTCGTCAGAGTCTGACCGAAGGCAAGTCGAAGAGGTGCTTCATTGCCCATGCATTACCTACTACGGCCATACCGAGAGATGTGCGTTCCTGGAGAGAGACAGGGATGGCTATAGAATTAATCGACTATACGGATACACCGAGCTGCTCCCAACCGATGAATCGGATGTGTTTAGGATTGTGTCCACGGGTTTTCTGAGCAAGAAAATGCCTCTGGTAAGGTATGCGACTGATGATTATGTCGTAATTGATAAGAATGGCCATATGGAGGTTCGTGGTCATACGACGTCGGAAGCTAGAATCATTGCAAAGAATGGCGCACGCATATACAAGGGAACAGTTTCACCGCATTCCGGCCCCTTTGAAAAGGTGCGCTTGTATCAGTATGTTCAAGATCGCCCAGGCCATGTGTTCTTAGACGTGGTCATGGACGAGCCTTTTGCGGAAGAGGACCGCGATACTCTGGCCGCCTATTTTGAAAGAAAATGCGAAGGCCTCCTAGACATTGAAATTCGTGAAGTCGAGGAGTTGCGAACAAACAAGCGTGGAAAATACGCATGGCTTATTGATGAAA
- a CDS encoding 4Fe-4S dicluster domain-containing protein, producing MADTNERAAGAQRKSGLSRRQFLAGIGGLGIGVVLGGGITALLLPDDVYAIEASQGYLLVDAKKCAGCETCVIACSLSHLGRINTSLSRIQVMKNALGSFPTNDVQQNQCRQCPYPSCVEACPVGAMHADPDTGVRLVDEGKCIGCERCVEACPFTPSRVQWNFEDKHAQKCDLCKNTPYWDEAGGVGGKQLCVEICPMKAISFTNELPVQTDEGYTANLRNDHYLEIGLPSDDEARIPPARLGYGAGGTAAQAAAGSNEK from the coding sequence ATGGCAGATACGAACGAACGCGCGGCAGGCGCGCAGAGGAAGAGCGGCCTTTCGCGGCGCCAGTTCCTCGCCGGCATCGGCGGGCTGGGCATCGGCGTGGTGCTGGGCGGCGGCATAACGGCGCTGCTCTTGCCGGACGACGTGTACGCCATCGAGGCGAGCCAAGGCTACCTGCTGGTCGACGCGAAGAAGTGCGCCGGCTGCGAGACCTGCGTCATCGCATGCTCGCTCTCGCACCTGGGACGCATCAACACCTCGCTTTCGCGCATACAGGTGATGAAGAACGCCCTGGGCAGCTTCCCCACGAACGACGTGCAGCAGAACCAGTGCCGCCAGTGCCCCTACCCCTCCTGCGTGGAAGCTTGCCCCGTGGGCGCCATGCATGCCGATCCGGACACGGGCGTGCGCCTGGTGGACGAGGGCAAGTGCATCGGCTGCGAGCGCTGCGTGGAGGCGTGCCCCTTCACGCCGTCGCGCGTGCAGTGGAACTTCGAGGACAAGCACGCGCAGAAGTGCGACCTGTGCAAGAACACGCCCTACTGGGACGAGGCGGGCGGCGTCGGCGGCAAGCAGCTGTGCGTGGAGATCTGCCCCATGAAGGCCATCAGCTTCACGAACGAGCTGCCGGTGCAGACCGACGAGGGCTACACGGCCAACCTGCGCAACGACCATTACCTGGAGATAGGCCTGCCGAGCGACGACGAGGCGCGCATCCCGCCGGCCCGGCTCGGGTACGGCGCCGGAGGCACGGCGGCCCAGGCGGCAGCCGGATCGAACGAGAAGTAG
- a CDS encoding UDP-glucose dehydrogenase family protein: protein MNISIFGLGYVGCVGAACCAKLGHHVIGTDPVENKVNLINEGRATIIEAEIDDLVKEAHEAGRLEATTDADYAVVNSDISFIAVGTPSTPQGHLKLDYIFETARQIGEAIAKKDDFHVVAIRSTVLPGTNANVARIIEEASGKKEGSGFAMVSNPEFLREGTAVKDYLNPPLSLVGTASPKAEQMMRELYKDIPAEFITTDVPVAEIMKYVNNTYHGLKIVFANEVGNICKALDIDSHKVMEIFCKDEQLNISPCYFKPGFAYGGSCLPKDSKALRTLAHDNYIDVPVINAINPSNELQKQRALKIIESKGRRKVGILGLSFKSGTDDLRCSPIVDVIEGLLGKGYQVSIYDRNVKVSSDTNTNKDFIMSKIPFMYEFVTDDLDAVCSGSDVLVVTNKEKEFSDIPQQYPGKAIVDLARMWDSLDYEGNYEGISWGNINSNASQAEAIEADMAKTEF, encoded by the coding sequence ATGAACATTAGCATTTTCGGTCTAGGCTATGTTGGCTGCGTGGGAGCAGCTTGTTGCGCAAAGCTGGGACACCACGTTATTGGCACGGATCCTGTTGAGAACAAAGTGAACCTTATCAACGAAGGTCGCGCCACCATAATCGAGGCTGAAATCGATGACTTGGTGAAAGAGGCGCACGAAGCCGGCAGGCTGGAAGCTACCACTGACGCTGACTATGCCGTTGTTAACAGTGACATATCCTTCATTGCCGTGGGAACACCTTCAACGCCGCAAGGCCACTTGAAACTCGACTACATCTTTGAAACTGCGCGGCAGATCGGTGAGGCGATTGCGAAGAAGGACGATTTTCATGTGGTCGCAATCCGTTCAACTGTGCTGCCGGGAACCAACGCCAATGTGGCTCGAATCATCGAGGAAGCTTCCGGCAAGAAGGAAGGCTCCGGCTTTGCGATGGTCTCCAACCCTGAATTCCTCCGCGAAGGAACGGCCGTCAAGGATTATCTGAATCCGCCCCTGAGCCTTGTGGGCACCGCTAGCCCTAAGGCTGAGCAAATGATGCGCGAGCTTTACAAGGACATTCCCGCTGAATTTATTACTACCGACGTTCCTGTGGCAGAAATCATGAAGTATGTGAACAACACATACCACGGCCTGAAAATCGTCTTTGCGAACGAGGTTGGCAATATATGCAAAGCTTTGGACATCGACTCCCATAAGGTCATGGAGATCTTCTGCAAGGACGAGCAGCTCAACATCAGCCCCTGTTATTTCAAGCCGGGCTTTGCCTACGGCGGCAGCTGCCTTCCCAAGGATTCTAAGGCCCTGCGTACCTTGGCACACGACAACTATATTGACGTCCCAGTGATAAATGCCATCAACCCGTCAAATGAGCTCCAGAAGCAGCGGGCTTTGAAAATCATTGAGTCCAAGGGCCGTCGCAAAGTCGGCATCCTGGGCCTCAGCTTCAAGAGCGGCACAGACGATCTGCGTTGCAGCCCAATCGTCGATGTTATCGAAGGCTTGCTGGGCAAGGGATACCAGGTAAGCATCTACGATAGGAACGTGAAGGTTTCCAGCGACACCAACACGAACAAAGACTTCATCATGTCCAAGATTCCCTTCATGTATGAGTTCGTGACCGATGACCTCGATGCCGTTTGTTCTGGATCGGACGTTCTGGTCGTAACCAACAAAGAAAAGGAATTCTCTGACATCCCTCAGCAGTATCCTGGCAAAGCCATCGTTGACTTGGCTCGTATGTGGGACAGCTTGGACTATGAAGGCAACTATGAAGGCATTAGCTGGGGCAACATCAACAGCAACGCCTCCCAAGCCGAAGCCATTGAAGCTGATATGGCAAAGACCGAGTTCTAG
- a CDS encoding cytochrome b/b6 domain-containing protein: protein MPWFDQAPWLVALAPFLGLLLSAFTKRTDPFLSGDRVFRHDAPARISHWAHAAGTTVCLVSGIILGLRFTPAFVDDGPAAIVWQNVHFVAAVVFLFGTFYYLGNTIVSQWRLHEHLPTKNVVSYTVRHYSLLVGIKKFTMPPEDKYFESEKAAYVMAVVTAALLVVSGLFKAAAHVFLALPDGLMNVMFWIHDIAAALMLVFLAAHVFFAVIAPFSWKTFPSMFTGWMPLSEAEKEHRGWLDRLQREHDERTAGEGSCERTAPATAPDTTMTAAPATGTPGSQRR, encoded by the coding sequence ATGCCTTGGTTCGACCAAGCGCCCTGGCTCGTCGCCCTGGCGCCGTTCCTCGGTCTGCTCCTCTCCGCGTTCACCAAGAGGACAGACCCCTTCTTATCCGGCGACCGGGTATTTCGCCACGACGCTCCCGCGCGCATCTCCCATTGGGCCCATGCCGCAGGCACGACCGTCTGCCTTGTCTCGGGCATCATCTTGGGCCTGCGGTTCACCCCCGCGTTCGTCGACGACGGCCCGGCGGCCATTGTCTGGCAGAACGTGCACTTCGTGGCCGCGGTCGTGTTCCTGTTCGGGACGTTCTACTACCTGGGCAACACGATCGTGTCTCAGTGGCGGCTGCACGAGCACCTGCCCACGAAGAACGTCGTGTCCTACACCGTCCGCCACTACAGCCTGCTCGTGGGCATCAAGAAGTTCACGATGCCGCCCGAGGACAAGTACTTCGAAAGCGAGAAGGCCGCCTACGTCATGGCCGTGGTCACGGCCGCGCTGCTGGTGGTCAGCGGCCTGTTCAAAGCGGCGGCACACGTGTTCCTCGCACTGCCCGACGGCCTGATGAACGTCATGTTCTGGATCCACGACATCGCCGCCGCCCTCATGCTGGTGTTCCTGGCAGCCCATGTGTTCTTCGCCGTCATCGCGCCGTTCTCCTGGAAGACGTTCCCGTCCATGTTCACGGGCTGGATGCCGCTTTCCGAGGCCGAGAAGGAGCACCGGGGATGGCTCGATCGGTTGCAGCGCGAGCATGACGAGCGCACTGCCGGCGAGGGCTCCTGCGAAAGAACCGCGCCCGCGACAGCCCCCGACACGACGATGACCGCGGCGCCCGCAACGGGTACGCCCGGGTCTCAAAGGAGATGA
- the loaP gene encoding antiterminator LoaP, whose product MWYVVQTMAGREFAVQRQIEQFASDDVLDECFVPQYEVQKHLRGEWRTCTAVLFPGYLIVVSDHIAELQAQLKQIPQFASVLNNDGTFIPLEPHEVAWIDAFTEKEHRVIGMSEGVIEGDQIVVLKGPLVNRTGWIRKINRRKRTAYLEIEMFGRTIQTKIGLGIVRKR is encoded by the coding sequence ATGTGGTATGTGGTTCAAACGATGGCCGGGCGGGAGTTCGCCGTCCAGCGCCAGATCGAGCAGTTCGCGAGCGACGATGTGCTCGACGAATGCTTCGTCCCCCAGTACGAGGTGCAGAAGCACCTGCGCGGCGAGTGGCGCACCTGCACCGCCGTGCTGTTCCCCGGCTACCTGATCGTGGTGAGCGACCATATTGCCGAGCTGCAGGCGCAGCTGAAGCAGATCCCCCAGTTCGCGAGCGTCTTGAACAACGACGGCACGTTCATTCCCCTGGAACCGCACGAGGTGGCTTGGATCGACGCCTTCACCGAGAAGGAGCACCGCGTGATCGGCATGTCGGAAGGCGTGATAGAAGGCGACCAGATAGTCGTCCTGAAGGGCCCGCTGGTGAACCGCACCGGCTGGATCAGGAAGATCAACCGCCGCAAACGCACCGCGTATTTGGAGATAGAGATGTTCGGCAGGACGATCCAGACCAAGATCGGCCTGGGAATAGTACGGAAGCGATAA
- a CDS encoding alginate lyase family protein, whose protein sequence is MVGIKWLVNRLKAMSPAEIAWRLQQKSLQNKEKRRFADSRVSACGEVLSSKYVSLKFYAAALHLNLENTSYGLNEDINLLGFKYEDFKGKWHAGFQTENEWPQQFAYSLEYRQRDEIGDARTNWELNRHFQFAILAKNYRASGDERYLHDLKDQLNDWDKQNPFLVGISWTSVMELAIRAINWMYTLAFLEDVDELELKRKLAVGAINMVDHIEQHRSRFSSANNHLLVEAAAIGIAGFAFSYKPWVTLAIEILTEELERQNYGDGVNKELSLHYQVFAMEAYALVGNLLLKNGGSIPVEWASMLKKQCRYVSDCRGAFGEVVVFGDDDEGKILDLVGKGADRYAYILQFMSTLLDERYDAMEQTDETLHWLFDESEIGGAKRKPLYDNAHNACYREGGNTILKSRDGRILIGIDHAALGFGSIAAHGHADALSFQMFVDGSPVFIDPGTYIYHCNLPMRNSLRKTSNHNTVCADGKDQSEMLGAFLWGRKANCKLLSYEERDDGGVELVAEHDGYAPLVHRRTFEFDGRRFLAIRDELFNDAGDGFCGDAIFACPESLVLSRGEGGIAFKLGDVSGQIESSGIDPSVEKASFSANYGVLQPGKKIKYRFSGILKSTIRVSS, encoded by the coding sequence GTGGTAGGCATCAAATGGTTGGTAAATAGGCTGAAGGCGATGAGTCCTGCTGAAATTGCATGGAGGCTTCAGCAAAAGAGCCTGCAGAACAAAGAGAAGAGGCGATTCGCAGATTCGCGCGTAAGCGCCTGCGGCGAAGTGCTTTCTTCCAAGTATGTCAGCCTCAAGTTTTATGCCGCGGCGCTCCATCTGAATTTGGAGAATACTAGCTATGGCTTGAATGAGGATATCAACCTGCTGGGGTTTAAATACGAGGACTTCAAGGGCAAATGGCATGCTGGCTTCCAGACGGAGAACGAATGGCCACAGCAATTCGCCTATTCGCTGGAATACAGGCAGCGAGACGAAATAGGCGACGCAAGAACGAACTGGGAATTGAACAGGCACTTCCAGTTCGCCATTCTCGCAAAGAACTACAGGGCCTCGGGGGACGAGCGATATCTTCATGATTTGAAAGACCAGCTTAACGATTGGGATAAGCAGAACCCTTTCCTGGTTGGCATCAGCTGGACAAGTGTTATGGAGCTGGCGATCAGGGCGATCAATTGGATGTACACCTTGGCGTTCCTGGAGGATGTGGACGAGCTAGAGCTGAAGAGAAAGCTTGCGGTCGGCGCAATCAACATGGTCGACCACATCGAGCAGCATAGGAGCCGATTCAGCTCTGCGAACAATCACCTGCTGGTAGAGGCTGCCGCTATAGGCATCGCTGGGTTCGCATTTTCGTATAAGCCGTGGGTGACGTTGGCCATTGAGATATTGACGGAGGAGCTCGAGCGCCAGAACTACGGCGATGGCGTCAATAAGGAGCTCAGTCTTCACTATCAGGTTTTCGCGATGGAGGCCTACGCCCTTGTCGGCAATCTGCTTCTTAAAAACGGAGGGTCCATCCCAGTCGAATGGGCTTCCATGCTGAAGAAGCAGTGTCGCTACGTGTCGGACTGCCGCGGGGCTTTTGGCGAAGTGGTCGTTTTTGGAGACGACGACGAGGGAAAAATCCTGGATCTGGTTGGAAAAGGAGCAGACCGGTATGCCTACATCCTCCAGTTCATGAGCACGCTGCTCGACGAGCGCTATGACGCGATGGAGCAAACCGATGAAACCCTGCATTGGCTTTTCGATGAGAGCGAGATTGGTGGGGCTAAGCGTAAACCGCTCTACGACAACGCCCATAATGCCTGCTACAGGGAGGGCGGCAACACCATTCTCAAGAGTCGCGACGGGCGCATTCTTATAGGAATCGACCATGCTGCCTTGGGCTTTGGAAGCATTGCCGCTCACGGTCATGCAGACGCCCTGAGCTTTCAAATGTTTGTAGATGGGAGTCCGGTCTTCATCGACCCTGGCACATATATCTACCATTGCAATCTGCCCATGCGCAACAGCTTGCGCAAAACGTCAAACCACAACACTGTCTGTGCTGACGGAAAAGACCAGTCGGAAATGCTCGGCGCCTTTCTGTGGGGCCGAAAGGCAAACTGCAAGTTGTTGAGTTACGAGGAGAGAGACGACGGTGGCGTCGAACTCGTTGCAGAGCACGATGGCTATGCGCCGTTGGTTCACCGCCGTACCTTTGAGTTTGACGGGCGGCGATTCCTGGCGATCCGAGATGAATTATTTAATGATGCAGGTGATGGCTTTTGTGGGGATGCGATTTTTGCTTGTCCTGAATCTCTTGTTTTAAGCAGGGGGGAAGGAGGGATTGCATTTAAGTTGGGTGATGTGAGCGGGCAAATCGAATCTTCTGGTATCGATCCGTCAGTTGAAAAAGCATCATTTTCTGCAAATTATGGAGTTCTTCAGCCTGGAAAGAAAATTAAATACCGCTTTTCGGGAATTTTGAAATCAACCATAAGGGTGAGTAGTTAA
- the loaP gene encoding antiterminator LoaP, with amino-acid sequence MPASVGWHVLQVVPGQEQSMAERAASLVGPELLSACFPLRYELLKKQQGAWRLVTEVMFPGYVFLATGDIDAVRERLKLSTSFARLLGAGDAIFSLTPEEAAFVSEFGGAGHVVGMSEGVIEDGRTVVRSGPLRGREDLIRKIDRHKRVAFLDVGLLDQVRVRVGLEITRKT; translated from the coding sequence ATGCCCGCGTCCGTGGGCTGGCACGTGCTGCAGGTGGTCCCCGGCCAGGAGCAGTCCATGGCGGAGCGCGCGGCGAGCCTCGTGGGCCCGGAGCTTCTGAGCGCGTGCTTTCCCTTGCGCTATGAGCTGCTCAAGAAGCAGCAGGGCGCGTGGCGCCTTGTGACCGAGGTCATGTTCCCCGGCTACGTGTTCCTGGCCACGGGCGACATCGACGCCGTGCGCGAGCGCCTGAAGCTGTCCACCTCCTTCGCACGCCTTCTGGGCGCGGGCGACGCCATCTTCTCCCTCACGCCCGAGGAGGCGGCCTTCGTCTCCGAGTTCGGGGGTGCGGGGCATGTGGTGGGCATGTCCGAGGGCGTGATAGAGGACGGGCGCACCGTGGTGCGCAGCGGCCCCTTGCGGGGGAGGGAGGACCTCATCCGCAAGATCGACCGGCACAAGCGGGTGGCGTTTCTGGACGTGGGGCTGCTCGACCAGGTGCGGGTGCGGGTGGGGCTCGAGATCACCAGGAAGACGTGA
- a CDS encoding sugar transferase yields MSEAQTAASMDGGGAIKLSEADLDKEETQEAAVEGEWSYHRGYAFDVGAEETASPSSAARAKRIRAEIGDEPLTGIESRPVYCAIKRAFDIVFSAAVLICFCWLFAIIAIVIKIDDPKGPVLFKQERVGKDGKTFTMHKFRTMCVDAEDKLPELQALNEKDGPVFKIARDPRNTRVGRVLRKASLDETIQFFDVLTGKMSIVGPRPALPKEVATYDDYQRQRLLVKPGITCYWQTRRNRDTVTFDEWIDLDLLYIKKCSVWSDFKLIIQTVGVVLTMQGS; encoded by the coding sequence ATGAGCGAAGCGCAAACTGCCGCGAGCATGGATGGCGGAGGGGCTATTAAGCTTTCCGAAGCTGACTTGGACAAAGAAGAAACGCAGGAGGCTGCCGTCGAAGGCGAATGGAGCTATCACCGCGGTTACGCCTTTGACGTGGGAGCCGAGGAAACTGCTAGCCCTAGCAGCGCTGCACGCGCCAAGAGGATCCGCGCGGAGATCGGCGACGAGCCACTGACGGGCATCGAGAGCCGACCGGTCTACTGTGCTATCAAGCGCGCCTTCGACATCGTTTTCAGCGCCGCCGTGCTGATCTGCTTCTGCTGGCTGTTTGCCATTATTGCCATCGTTATCAAGATCGATGATCCGAAGGGCCCGGTGCTGTTCAAACAGGAACGTGTAGGGAAGGACGGCAAGACCTTCACCATGCACAAGTTCCGCACTATGTGCGTGGATGCGGAGGATAAACTGCCGGAGTTGCAAGCCCTCAATGAAAAGGATGGCCCAGTCTTCAAGATTGCCCGGGATCCCCGCAACACTCGCGTGGGACGTGTTCTGAGAAAGGCCTCACTTGACGAAACCATCCAATTTTTCGATGTTTTAACTGGGAAAATGTCCATCGTAGGCCCGCGTCCGGCTTTGCCGAAGGAAGTGGCAACATACGACGACTATCAACGCCAACGTTTGCTGGTGAAGCCGGGCATCACCTGCTATTGGCAGACCCGTCGCAACCGCGACACCGTCACTTTTGACGAATGGATCGACCTTGACCTGCTCTACATCAAGAAGTGCAGTGTCTGGAGCGACTTTAAACTCATTATTCAGACCGTCGGCGTCGTGCTGACAATGCAGGGAAGCTAG